CGCGGTAGGTTTGGTAGGACTTATTTCTGTCTGGCAGATTTCAAAAACCATTAACGCTTTGACAACTCGCTCATTGCCGTTAACGGATACATACATTATAAGAGCACAATATCCGCGTGTTCTTGCGGGAGAAAGTTCTTTATTATCCACCGAAGCAAGCAGTGAAATTCGAACCGCACAATATAAAAGATTTGAACAGGCAAAGGATGAATTTAAAAAAGCATTTGATTTGATAGAAGGTATAAAACTTACACCGGAACAAGAAAAAG
This sequence is a window from Candidatus Hydrogenedens sp.. Protein-coding genes within it:
- a CDS encoding MCP four helix bundle domain-containing protein, whose product is MKKSLTIGKRLAIGFGLLTFILIAVGLVGLISVWQISKTINALTTRSLPLTDTYIIRAQYPRVLAGESSLLSTEASSEIRTAQYKRFEQAKDEFKKAFDLIEGIKLTPEQEKAYKEFKPLHDTWWKNHETFLEFAKEFEKYDLKNPAELQR